Proteins found in one Mesorhizobium sp. CAU 1732 genomic segment:
- a CDS encoding ABC transporter permease, producing MSDQTLPAGRQKRARGLPRINPVYFILAALIVAIILNNPNFVEPTGYMNFLKRAAPLAILAAGQVYVIVSGGFDLSVGSLITLVVVGSSMLSNNDPNSTWWVISVMLCIGLAVGLVNGMVVCFLKVPSLIATLGMMITLNGFAFMWSGGAPRGYLPDSFRFFGRVNLRDIPLVQMLPVAVIVMVVVGFALYWLMHRTNLGRMIHAIGDNPRAAQLAGVPVNRVRITAFVVSSLSAVITGILLGGFAGVSTDVGTGYELQAITAAVLGGAQLLGGRGSVPAAMAGALTLTAIFTLLNFLGLPQPVRQVVQGLILVAAVALAMARRKRTGQ from the coding sequence ATGAGCGACCAGACCCTCCCGGCGGGCAGGCAGAAGAGGGCGCGCGGGCTGCCGCGCATCAATCCGGTCTACTTCATCCTTGCCGCGCTGATCGTCGCGATCATCCTCAACAACCCGAATTTTGTGGAGCCCACCGGCTACATGAACTTCCTCAAGCGCGCGGCACCGCTCGCCATTCTCGCGGCGGGGCAGGTCTACGTGATCGTGTCGGGAGGCTTCGACCTGTCGGTCGGCTCGCTGATCACGCTGGTGGTGGTGGGCTCGTCGATGCTCTCCAACAACGACCCGAATTCGACCTGGTGGGTGATCTCGGTGATGCTGTGCATCGGACTGGCCGTCGGGCTCGTCAACGGCATGGTCGTCTGCTTCCTCAAGGTGCCGTCGCTGATCGCCACGCTCGGCATGATGATCACGTTGAACGGTTTCGCCTTCATGTGGTCGGGCGGCGCGCCGCGCGGTTATCTTCCCGACAGCTTCCGCTTTTTCGGCCGCGTCAATCTCCGCGACATTCCCCTGGTCCAGATGTTGCCGGTGGCGGTCATCGTCATGGTCGTCGTCGGCTTCGCGCTCTACTGGCTGATGCATCGCACCAATCTCGGCCGCATGATCCACGCCATCGGCGACAATCCGCGCGCCGCCCAGCTTGCCGGCGTGCCGGTCAACCGCGTGCGCATCACGGCCTTCGTCGTCTCTTCGCTCAGCGCGGTCATCACCGGCATCTTGCTCGGTGGCTTCGCGGGCGTCTCGACCGATGTCGGCACCGGCTACGAGCTGCAGGCGATCACGGCCGCCGTGCTCGGCGGCGCGCAGCTTCTGGGCGGCCGCGGCTCCGTGCCTGCGGCGATGGCCGGCGCGCTGACGCTGACGGCCATCTTCACGCTGCTCAACTTCCTGGGGCTGCCGCAGCCGGTGCGGCAAGTCGTGCAGGGTCTCATTCTTGTCGCTGCGGTGGCGCTGGCCATGGCCCGCCGCAAACGAACCGGGCAATAG
- a CDS encoding substrate-binding domain-containing protein, with protein sequence MRQVLKLTTAIGMSLAVAGVAHAQNFNDPEEFARQQEQLSMTPQGPEGQPWAQYLVDKMADTAEYKKDGAATVCFSNAGVNNPWRVVGYTNMTEEVKLHPEIGNFVHVDAEGSDDKQIADIQDLLAGGNCDVLIVSPNTTAALTPAVEAACEKLPVIVFDRGVQTDCPVTFIHPVGGYGFGIQGAEFIVDNVEAGANVLMLRILPGVDVLETRYSAGRRILDEAGLTVVGAEFTDGDNAKTKSIVEDYLQRGSIDAVWMDAGATAVAAIEAFEDGGHDIPVFVGEDQQDFLQKWRALDMTAIAPTYPTYQWRTPIIAAVSILKGEAVPGPEWVLPQPAITAENLDDFINEKMPPLHYAMCGCEEMPDYPQAWGGKE encoded by the coding sequence ATGAGACAAGTCCTGAAACTGACAACCGCAATCGGCATGTCGCTGGCAGTCGCCGGCGTCGCGCACGCCCAGAACTTCAACGATCCCGAAGAATTCGCCCGCCAGCAGGAACAGCTTTCCATGACCCCGCAGGGTCCCGAGGGCCAGCCCTGGGCGCAGTATCTGGTCGATAAGATGGCCGACACGGCCGAATACAAGAAGGACGGCGCAGCCACGGTCTGCTTCTCCAATGCAGGCGTCAACAATCCGTGGCGCGTCGTCGGCTACACCAACATGACCGAAGAGGTGAAGCTGCATCCCGAGATCGGCAATTTCGTCCATGTCGACGCCGAAGGCTCCGACGACAAGCAGATCGCCGACATCCAGGACCTGCTCGCCGGCGGCAATTGCGACGTGCTGATCGTGTCGCCGAACACCACGGCAGCGCTCACGCCCGCGGTGGAAGCCGCGTGCGAGAAGCTGCCCGTCATCGTCTTCGACCGCGGCGTGCAGACCGATTGCCCGGTGACCTTCATCCATCCCGTCGGCGGCTACGGCTTCGGCATTCAGGGCGCGGAGTTCATCGTCGACAATGTCGAGGCTGGCGCCAACGTGCTGATGCTGCGCATCCTGCCCGGCGTGGACGTGCTGGAGACCCGCTACTCGGCCGGCCGCCGCATTCTCGACGAGGCAGGGCTGACCGTCGTCGGCGCCGAGTTCACCGATGGCGACAACGCCAAGACCAAGTCGATCGTGGAAGACTACCTCCAGCGCGGCTCGATCGACGCCGTATGGATGGATGCGGGTGCGACTGCCGTCGCGGCCATCGAGGCTTTCGAGGATGGCGGGCACGACATTCCGGTCTTCGTCGGCGAGGACCAGCAGGACTTCCTGCAGAAATGGCGCGCGCTCGACATGACGGCGATCGCCCCGACCTATCCGACCTACCAGTGGCGCACCCCGATCATCGCCGCCGTCTCGATCCTCAAGGGTGAGGCCGTTCCGGGGCCGGAGTGGGTTCTGCCGCAGCCGGCGATCACCGCCGAAAACCTCGACGACTTCATCAACGAGAAGATGCCGCCGCTGCACTACGCGATGTGCGGCTGCGAGGAGATGCCGGACTACCCGCAGGCGTGGGGCGGCAAAGAGTAA